In Primulina eburnea isolate SZY01 chromosome 3, ASM2296580v1, whole genome shotgun sequence, one DNA window encodes the following:
- the LOC140827125 gene encoding myb family transcription factor PHL5-like has translation MKGMQQNYGFSTEFQYCFPQNSGAWYQSAPMELDTRLIAAENGSQQRNFRPENLSNTIISRIGSQASAFYATEFLMGLPQFGFQENNSIPCSQQFKNSYKKIPNFQSDNGLLSVPRTQTSNEVYTRPEGLFENQFSDLSEKEQILYLKNRLLGDLDDSCMGTPSAPFDANQDLCEPQNLYASHSAHVNEFGSSTSYASSGAVSSSKKRIRWSPDLHGRFVNCVNQLGGPEKATPKAILNLMDTEGLTIFHVKSHLQKYRNAKYIKEYVEEKSEKKTSTSNESLVDVQTGMQLKEALQQQLDFQRHLYQQLETQRNLQIRIEEQTKQLKKLFEQQQKTGKSSVDPSYPGSKYPENISTTLEDISFPSKVV, from the exons ATGAAGGGAATGCAGCAGAACTATGGTTTTTCGACAGAATTTCAATATTGTTTTCCACAAAACTCTGGTGCTTGGTATCAATCTGCGCCAATGGAACTCGATACTCGGTTGATAGCAGCAGAAAACGGCTCACAGCAGAGGAATTTCAGGCCTGAAAATTTATCCAATACCATCATCAGCAGGATTGGATCACAGGCTTCTGCTTTTTATGCAACAGAATTTCTCATGGGATTACCCCAATTTGGCTTCCAAGAAAATAACTCCATTCCTTGCTCCCAACAATTCAAGAATTCTTATAAGAAAATACCCAATTTTCAATCTGATAACGGTTTATTATCAGTTCCAAGAACTCAAACTTCAAACGAAGTATACACCAGGCCGGAAGGATTGTTCGAAAATCAATTCAGCGACCTGTCCGAGAAAGAACAGATTCTATACCTCAAAAACAGACTACTAGGTGATCTTGATGATTCATGTATGGGAACCCCTTCTGCTCCATTCGATGCAAATCAGGATCTTTGT GAACCACAAAATTTATATGCATCTCATTCCGCACATGTAAACGAGTTTGGATCGAGTACTAGCTATGCATCTTCTGGAGCAGTTTCATCTAGCAAGAAACGAATTAGGTGGTCTCCAGATCTTCACGGTCGATTCGTTAACTGTGTGAATCAGCTTGGTGGCCCTGAAA AGGCAACACCGAAGGCCATACTAAATCTGATGGATACTGAAGGACTTACAATCTTTCATGTCAAAAGCCATTTGCAG AAATATCGAAATGCTAAGTACATAAAAGAATACGTTGAAG AAAAATCTGAGAAGAAAACAAGTACAAGTAATGAATCGCTGGTCGACGTCCAAAC TGGAATGCAACTTAAGGAGGCATTGCAGCAGCAATTAGATTTCCAAAGGCATCTTTATCAGCAGCTAGAG ACTCAAAGAAACTTACAGATAAGGATCGAAGAACAAACCAAGCAGCTCAAAAAGTTGTTTGAACAGCAACAAAAGACGGGGAAAAGCTCAGTGGATCCGAGTTATCCTGGCAGCAAGTATCCTGAAAACATATCAACTACACTTGAAGACATAAGTTTCCCATCAAAAGTAGTCTAG
- the LOC140828371 gene encoding uncharacterized protein: MTHSSFLSHKLESLAPHLMGLVFFSIPMGKILFCLIQRSELKMGRGRRKGKKQYVIAETGNKGDDKLPSKRRVGRPQKPLKDEIERENEYEMLKEEDGCGEDTKSWVSSESSKNQVCMDSGRKRKKTSQLKEDADSVKEENGVVTKTNATVLIKTSVGFRQIGSRRKSRPRRAAEVDVECK, from the exons ATGACTCACTCTTCATTTCTTTCTCACAAATTGGAGTCTTTGGCTCCCCACCTCATGGGCTTAGTTTTCTTCAGCATTCCCATgggaaaaa ttttattttgtttgatTCAAAGATCTGAGTTGAAAATGGGTAGAGGTAGAAGAAAAGGGAAGAAACAGTATGTGATTGCTGAAACTGGAAACAAAGGGGATGACAAGTTACCATCGAAGAGAAGAGTTGGAAGGCCACAAAAGCCGTTGAAGGATGAGATCGAGAGGGAAAATGAATATGAGATGTTAAAAGAAGAAGATGGATGCGGCGAAGACACGAAAAGTTGGGTATCTAGCGAAAGTAGCAAGAACCAAGTTTGTATGGACAGTGGAAGGAAGAGAAAGAAGACTTCTCAGTTGAAGGAAGATGCGGATTCAGTTAAAGAGGAAAATGGTGTCGTAACCAAGACTAATGCTACCGTCTTGATCAAGACATCAGTTGGGTTCAGACAAATCGGGAGCAGAAGGAAAAGTAGGCCAAGGCGGGCTGCTGAAGTTGACGTCGAGTGCAAATGA